A genomic segment from Deinococcus sp. YIM 77859 encodes:
- a CDS encoding sucrase ferredoxin translates to MTASSSKLPLCADVSRALAEDPIGTAPHWAEVTVLELDVRTWAQLRDFEHWTPEQQALFAQLRDKVEASGAGFGLLMSAPAQREQPLRVRHYTLAGNGYVRRDYASTWPQQAWARGLRDTLLEPANLRHWQPLSPPDGPDLHVCTHGSVDAACGKYGVPVHHALQQAGLRSWRTGHFGGHRFAATAVELPSGLWWAHLSPELAVRVARREVSPAEVRGHLRGYAGLPPRAQVLDREVLVRYGWDWLTAHRQAEVNGERVTLTYSWRGHVGRIEADVSVSHTLHLPGSSHHPERSDVPQYELSWLG, encoded by the coding sequence ATGACGGCCTCATCATCCAAATTGCCCCTCTGCGCCGACGTCTCGCGGGCTCTTGCCGAGGATCCCATCGGCACGGCTCCGCACTGGGCCGAGGTAACGGTATTGGAACTTGACGTTCGCACCTGGGCACAACTGCGCGACTTCGAACACTGGACCCCGGAACAGCAGGCGCTGTTCGCGCAGCTGCGCGACAAGGTTGAAGCCAGTGGAGCGGGCTTCGGTCTGCTCATGAGCGCTCCGGCGCAGCGAGAACAGCCCCTGCGGGTGCGGCACTACACCTTGGCGGGAAACGGGTATGTTCGGCGCGACTACGCTTCGACGTGGCCGCAACAGGCCTGGGCGCGGGGCCTGCGCGATACCCTCCTTGAACCGGCCAACCTGCGGCACTGGCAGCCACTCTCTCCGCCAGACGGCCCTGACCTGCACGTCTGTACCCACGGAAGTGTGGACGCCGCCTGCGGTAAATACGGCGTGCCGGTTCATCACGCCCTGCAACAGGCGGGCCTTCGCAGCTGGCGCACCGGTCACTTTGGAGGTCACCGCTTTGCCGCCACAGCCGTCGAGCTGCCCAGCGGTCTGTGGTGGGCCCACCTGAGCCCCGAACTGGCGGTGCGGGTGGCCCGGCGCGAAGTCTCGCCCGCCGAGGTCCGGGGACACCTGCGCGGCTACGCTGGTTTGCCGCCCCGCGCGCAGGTGCTTGACCGTGAGGTGCTCGTCCGCTACGGCTGGGACTGGCTCACCGCCCACCGGCAGGCAGAGGTCAATGGCGAACGGGTGACCCTGACCTACAGTTGGCGGGGTCACGTTGGGCGTATTGAGGCTGATGTCTCGGTCAGCCACACCCTGCACCTGCCGGGCAGCAGTCACCACCCGGAGCGCAGCGATGTGCCCCAGTACGAACTCTCTTGGCTGGGGTGA
- a CDS encoding GGDEF domain-containing protein, giving the protein MFRRNVDRRELYQLLLPLALLGMLLPLALPVPGTFLAAHVPWLAVPLALTLLLALVPRCPLWVLDLLLLAGGWSAMLGQVAALLLLPNVPGRVTALTQVVPWFLVLLLVPTWVLGERRGQIVSAAALGTTLLLGITFVIGPLPAWGDMGSALLQLLVQLLLAGGTALLGQHAAARRARVVARQGAGRGLPDHARDPLTGLPGRRALERVLAAQLPHRGAGLAVAVLTMDGLQEVQEERGVAFAEALRAHVARTLNNALRDEDVLGCLGQGAFAVLMRVPDARFARTNCERLRVRVASRPLGGVLPTVSVGVAVWSGEPTGDALLQHARDALVCAQQDGGNRVHLTPNPESPAHTAPAA; this is encoded by the coding sequence GTGTTCCGTCGGAACGTGGACCGGCGGGAACTGTACCAACTCCTTCTCCCTCTGGCGCTGCTGGGCATGCTTCTCCCACTGGCGCTGCCCGTACCGGGAACGTTCCTTGCTGCTCACGTTCCGTGGCTGGCGGTGCCGCTGGCCCTGACGCTGCTGCTGGCACTGGTGCCCCGCTGCCCGCTATGGGTTCTGGACCTGCTGCTGCTGGCCGGAGGGTGGAGCGCCATGCTGGGCCAGGTGGCGGCGCTGCTGCTCTTGCCGAACGTACCTGGGCGAGTCACGGCGCTGACGCAGGTGGTTCCGTGGTTCCTGGTGCTGCTGCTCGTGCCGACCTGGGTGCTGGGCGAGCGGCGGGGCCAGATCGTCAGCGCTGCGGCGCTGGGAACGACGCTGCTGCTGGGGATCACCTTTGTCATCGGGCCACTGCCCGCCTGGGGGGACATGGGAAGCGCGCTGCTACAGCTGCTTGTGCAGCTTCTGCTGGCGGGCGGAACCGCGCTGCTGGGGCAGCACGCGGCAGCGCGCCGGGCCCGTGTGGTCGCGCGGCAGGGTGCGGGGCGGGGCCTCCCAGACCATGCCCGTGACCCCCTGACCGGACTGCCGGGGCGCCGCGCGCTGGAGCGGGTGCTGGCCGCGCAGCTGCCGCACCGGGGGGCAGGCCTGGCGGTGGCGGTCCTGACGATGGACGGCCTTCAGGAGGTGCAGGAGGAACGGGGGGTGGCGTTTGCCGAGGCCCTGCGCGCCCATGTGGCCCGTACCCTGAACAATGCCCTGCGTGACGAAGACGTGCTGGGATGCTTGGGTCAGGGAGCGTTTGCCGTGCTGATGCGAGTCCCCGATGCCCGGTTTGCACGGACCAACTGCGAGCGGCTGCGGGTGCGGGTGGCGTCACGGCCGCTGGGGGGCGTCCTCCCCACCGTGAGTGTCGGGGTGGCGGTGTGGTCGGGCGAACCGACGGGCGACGCGCTGCTGCAGCACGCGCGGGATGCCCTCGTCTGCGCGCAGCAGGACGGGGGGAACCGCGTGCACCTCACCCCGAACCCCGAGTCTCCTGCCCACACCGCTCCAGCCGCCTGA
- a CDS encoding DUF47 domain-containing protein yields the protein MVLSRFMPKNPQFSAKFAQAARNAHATAQALVELLENYTDVERKVQRIRDLEHEGDRISREITNMLAESFIVPFDREDIIALNHELDDLVDNMEEAARRLSLYGVERPQPEMAQLARVVEQQCALLAQGMPLIEDTGRRRELAALAVQIRQLEDEGDTISDNVQRMLYQGVNDVPGMIRAMRGGEIVNLIEDASDQAQRVAKTVESILLKNA from the coding sequence ATGGTGTTGTCAAGATTCATGCCCAAAAACCCGCAGTTCAGCGCGAAGTTCGCTCAGGCTGCTCGGAATGCCCACGCCACCGCCCAGGCCTTGGTGGAGCTGCTCGAAAACTACACCGACGTGGAACGCAAGGTGCAGCGGATCCGCGACCTGGAACACGAGGGGGACCGCATCAGCCGCGAGATCACCAACATGCTCGCCGAATCGTTTATCGTGCCCTTTGACCGCGAGGACATCATTGCCCTCAATCACGAGCTCGACGACCTGGTGGACAACATGGAGGAGGCGGCGCGCCGGCTTAGCCTGTACGGGGTGGAGCGGCCGCAGCCGGAGATGGCGCAGCTGGCCCGAGTGGTCGAGCAGCAGTGTGCCCTTTTGGCGCAGGGCATGCCCCTGATCGAAGACACGGGGCGCCGGCGTGAACTCGCCGCCCTCGCCGTACAGATCCGCCAACTGGAGGACGAGGGCGACACCATCAGTGACAACGTCCAACGCATGCTGTACCAGGGCGTGAACGACGTGCCGGGCATGATTCGCGCGATGCGTGGTGGTGAGATCGTCAACCTGATCGAGGACGCCAGCGACCAGGCGCAGCGCGTCGCCAAGACGGTCGAGAGCATCCTGCTCAAGAACGCCTGA
- a CDS encoding inorganic phosphate transporter, whose product MEFALIGLIVVLALALAFDFINGFHDTANAIATSVATKVLTPAQAIGMAALFNVVGALTGTAVAKTIATDIVPQRFATLELVGAALLSAIGWNLYTWWKGLPSSSSHALIFSLVGAGVAAGGWGIIIPKGVTKTLTGLLTSPLLGFLVPILLMALLSWLVLRWMRPRTVTRTFRWLQIGSAAFMAFSHGGNDAQKTMGIMTFALSAYLGTQLDHVPLWVILSAALAIGLGTAMGGWRIIKTMGFKVVDLRPVDGFVAETSAALIIETASRLGIPVSTTHTISASIMGVGTTKGFRKVKWQVAGRIVSAWVFTIPTCIALGWAIHKAILLLGV is encoded by the coding sequence ATGGAATTCGCCCTGATCGGCCTGATTGTTGTCCTCGCGCTGGCTCTGGCTTTTGACTTCATCAACGGCTTTCACGACACTGCCAACGCCATCGCCACCTCCGTTGCCACCAAAGTGCTCACGCCGGCGCAGGCCATCGGCATGGCGGCCCTTTTCAACGTCGTGGGCGCACTGACCGGGACCGCCGTCGCCAAGACGATCGCCACCGACATCGTTCCGCAGCGCTTTGCTACCCTGGAACTCGTCGGGGCGGCCCTCCTCAGCGCTATTGGCTGGAACCTCTACACCTGGTGGAAAGGCCTGCCTTCCTCCTCCAGCCACGCGCTGATCTTTAGCCTGGTGGGCGCAGGCGTCGCGGCGGGCGGCTGGGGCATCATCATTCCCAAGGGCGTGACAAAGACGCTCACCGGCCTCTTGACCAGTCCGCTTCTAGGCTTCCTCGTGCCGATCCTACTGATGGCCCTCCTCTCCTGGCTGGTGCTGCGTTGGATGCGGCCGCGCACGGTGACGCGTACCTTTCGCTGGCTCCAGATCGGCTCGGCGGCGTTTATGGCCTTTTCGCACGGTGGCAACGACGCGCAAAAGACGATGGGCATCATGACCTTTGCCCTGAGCGCCTACCTGGGCACGCAGCTTGACCACGTGCCACTGTGGGTGATTCTCTCGGCGGCTCTGGCGATAGGCCTGGGAACCGCCATGGGCGGCTGGCGCATCATCAAGACGATGGGCTTTAAGGTCGTGGACCTGCGGCCCGTGGACGGCTTCGTGGCAGAGACGAGCGCGGCCCTGATCATCGAGACGGCCAGCCGCCTGGGCATTCCGGTCAGCACCACCCACACCATCAGCGCCAGCATCATGGGTGTGGGCACCACCAAGGGGTTCCGGAAGGTCAAGTGGCAGGTTGCCGGGCGCATCGTCAGCGCATGGGTTTTTACCATCCCCACCTGTATCGCCCTGGGGTGGGCGATTCACAAGGCGATTCTGCTGCTGGGGGTATAG
- a CDS encoding LysR substrate-binding domain-containing protein, with protein sequence MALYAEHLLTFAAVARSGSLTAAARERHLSQPSVSTQLKLLAEAVGEPLFTRHRQGVRLTPAGEALLPHAQALGRALEGARQFASDLQDLQRGRLRVVASTTLAAHVLPRPLAAFHTRYPAVTLDIQTGNTREAVRDLLEGQADLALIEGPVQPFPEGVQATVIGRDVLRLILPPGHPLDRPHLEAGDLQNLKVIWREPGSGTREVAEGVLRQAGLTVQPVLELAGTEAIKEAVMSGLGAAFVSELSVRRERAAGQLASPALALPGLERDLTALTPEVPSRTARALLADLLALREEGL encoded by the coding sequence ATGGCCCTGTACGCCGAGCATCTACTGACCTTCGCCGCGGTCGCGCGCAGCGGGAGCCTCACAGCGGCGGCACGTGAACGGCATCTCAGCCAGCCGTCGGTCTCCACACAACTGAAGCTGCTGGCGGAGGCGGTGGGCGAGCCGCTCTTTACCCGGCACCGCCAGGGCGTCCGGCTGACTCCGGCGGGGGAGGCGCTGCTGCCCCACGCCCAGGCCCTGGGGCGGGCGCTGGAGGGTGCTCGGCAGTTCGCGTCCGACCTGCAAGACCTTCAGCGGGGCAGGCTGCGGGTGGTGGCGAGCACGACCCTCGCGGCCCACGTCCTGCCGCGCCCGCTGGCCGCCTTTCACACCCGCTACCCTGCCGTCACGCTCGATATCCAGACGGGCAACACCCGCGAGGCCGTCCGCGATCTGCTGGAAGGACAGGCCGACCTCGCGTTGATCGAGGGGCCGGTCCAGCCCTTTCCAGAGGGTGTGCAGGCGACGGTGATCGGTCGCGACGTCCTGCGCCTGATCCTGCCGCCGGGGCACCCTCTGGACCGCCCCCACCTGGAGGCGGGCGATCTTCAGAACCTGAAAGTCATCTGGCGCGAACCCGGCTCCGGCACGCGCGAGGTGGCCGAGGGCGTGCTGCGTCAGGCGGGGCTCACCGTGCAGCCGGTCCTGGAACTCGCCGGGACGGAGGCCATCAAGGAGGCGGTGATGAGCGGCCTGGGTGCCGCCTTCGTCTCCGAGCTGAGCGTACGCCGGGAACGCGCCGCCGGGCAACTCGCCAGCCCCGCCCTCGCCCTGCCCGGCCTAGAACGGGACCTCACCGCCCTCACCCCGGAGGTTCCCTCCCGCACGGCTCGTGCCCTGTTGGCAGACCTCCTGGCCCTCCGGGAGGAAGGCCTGTAG
- a CDS encoding YeiH family protein, producing the protein MFKSTSFRSLLPGLALVALLTAGASLLSTLPGLRVLGALGLALLLGLAVRGLFGLPAGVQPGAGYAARTLLRLGVVLLGVRLNFVLFAHAGLRVLLLDLAVIAVGLLSMTWLARRLGLPPGLGLAVAVGSSICGASAIAAAAPVIGADEDEVSVAVAVCSLLGTVGVVGYSLLALPLELGAQRYGLMTGSSLHEIAQVLAAGAAQGDQALDFAMLTKLTRVALLAPVLLLLGGLLRRRQTVSAGTRVARPPLLPAFLVGFLLVGVVSSAGLLPKPVTRGIQTASLLLTAASMAGIGLGVDFAVLRRLGGPALLVGGLGFGLLVLVAFVGTL; encoded by the coding sequence ATGTTCAAATCGACCTCGTTCCGTTCCCTCCTTCCGGGCCTGGCCCTGGTGGCCCTGCTGACCGCGGGGGCCTCCCTGCTCTCGACGCTACCGGGGTTGCGGGTGCTGGGAGCGCTGGGGCTGGCGCTGCTGCTGGGGCTGGCGGTGCGCGGGCTGTTCGGGTTGCCCGCCGGGGTGCAGCCGGGGGCGGGGTACGCGGCCCGGACCCTGCTGCGGCTGGGCGTGGTGCTGCTGGGCGTGCGGCTCAACTTCGTGCTGTTCGCGCACGCGGGCCTGCGGGTGCTGCTGCTCGATCTGGCAGTGATCGCCGTGGGGCTGCTGAGCATGACGTGGCTGGCGAGGCGGCTGGGGCTGCCACCTGGGCTTGGGCTGGCCGTCGCCGTTGGTTCCAGCATCTGCGGGGCCTCGGCCATCGCCGCCGCCGCCCCTGTGATCGGGGCCGACGAGGACGAGGTCTCGGTGGCCGTCGCGGTGTGCAGCCTGCTGGGAACGGTGGGCGTGGTGGGGTACAGCCTGCTGGCGCTGCCGCTGGAGCTGGGGGCGCAGCGATACGGCCTGATGACCGGCTCCAGCCTCCACGAGATCGCGCAGGTGCTGGCGGCGGGGGCGGCGCAGGGCGACCAGGCCCTTGACTTCGCCATGCTGACCAAGCTCACGCGGGTGGCGCTGCTCGCGCCGGTGCTGCTGCTGCTGGGCGGGTTGCTGCGGCGCCGGCAGACGGTGAGCGCGGGAACACGGGTCGCCCGGCCTCCCCTCCTCCCCGCCTTCTTGGTGGGCTTCCTGCTCGTCGGCGTGGTGAGCAGCGCGGGCTTGCTGCCCAAGCCGGTCACGAGGGGCATACAGACGGCCAGCCTACTGCTCACGGCGGCCTCGATGGCAGGCATTGGGCTGGGGGTGGACTTCGCTGTCCTGCGGCGCCTGGGAGGTCCGGCGCTGCTGGTGGGAGGGCTGGGGTTCGGCCTGCTGGTGCTGGTGGCGTTTGTGGGGACGCTCTAG
- a CDS encoding cobalamin-binding protein — MRIASLLPSATDLLFDLGLGSSVVAVSHSCDHPGAAGLPVLTRSIVNPDAPQVEIDRAVSEAVQAGRALYQVDGELLDHLAPDLVVTQGVCEVCAVTPGTLETAVRYLPGCLPATQVLSLEGRTFAGILDDLRALARATGVLERGEALARTMQERWENIQPAPGALRVLTLEWVAPPFFGGHWVPEQVERAGGVNVLGQAGSDSGRTSWEEVAALDPDVIVVMCCGYGLRANVEFALTLRNGPELRAVREGQLWAVDANALFSRPALGTVRGAEVLADLLRGQAREGESVQVP, encoded by the coding sequence GTGAGAATCGCTAGCCTGTTGCCCAGCGCCACCGACCTGCTGTTTGACCTGGGACTAGGAAGCAGCGTGGTGGCCGTCAGTCACTCCTGTGACCATCCGGGGGCAGCGGGGTTGCCGGTCTTGACCCGCTCCATCGTGAATCCGGACGCTCCCCAGGTCGAGATCGACCGCGCGGTCAGCGAGGCGGTGCAGGCGGGCCGCGCCCTGTATCAGGTGGACGGTGAGCTGCTAGACCACCTCGCTCCTGATCTGGTGGTGACCCAGGGCGTCTGCGAGGTCTGTGCGGTCACGCCTGGAACGCTGGAGACGGCGGTGCGCTACCTGCCCGGCTGCCTTCCCGCCACTCAGGTGCTGAGCCTGGAGGGCCGTACCTTTGCCGGAATTCTGGACGACCTGCGAGCGCTGGCGCGGGCCACCGGGGTGCTAGAGAGGGGAGAGGCCCTCGCCCGGACGATGCAGGAACGCTGGGAGAACATTCAACCCGCACCCGGCGCGCTGCGCGTCCTGACGCTGGAGTGGGTGGCCCCGCCCTTCTTTGGCGGCCACTGGGTCCCCGAGCAGGTGGAACGGGCGGGCGGCGTGAACGTGCTGGGTCAAGCGGGCTCCGATTCCGGCCGCACGAGCTGGGAGGAGGTGGCCGCCCTTGACCCCGATGTGATCGTGGTCATGTGCTGCGGCTACGGCCTTCGCGCGAATGTAGAGTTTGCCCTCACCCTGCGGAACGGCCCAGAGCTGCGCGCTGTCCGCGAGGGCCAGCTCTGGGCCGTGGACGCGAACGCCCTCTTCAGCCGCCCCGCGCTCGGCACGGTGAGGGGCGCGGAGGTGCTGGCCGACCTGCTGCGGGGCCAGGCCCGCGAGGGAGAGAGCGTGCAGGTGCCTTGA
- a CDS encoding type III pantothenate kinase: MPASFPLLAVDIGNTSTVLGLADASLTLTHTWRVRTNRDLLPDDLALQLHSLFTLTGAPIPRSAVLSSVAPPLGTNYALALRRHFRVEAFEVTAGNLPDVTVELDQPGNIGADRLCNLFGAERYLNGYEYAVVVDFGTSTNFDVVGRGRRFLGGILATGAQVSADALFARAAKLPRITLEAPASAIGKNTVHALQSGLVFGYAEMVDGLLRRIRAELPAPAVAIATGGFARTIEGICREIDFYDETLTLRGLVELWASREGIGRTL, translated from the coding sequence GTGCCCGCCTCCTTTCCCCTCCTGGCCGTGGATATCGGCAACACCAGCACCGTGCTGGGTCTCGCGGACGCCTCGCTGACCCTTACCCACACCTGGCGCGTCCGCACCAACCGCGACCTCTTGCCCGATGACCTCGCGCTGCAACTGCATAGCCTCTTCACCCTCACCGGGGCGCCCATTCCGCGCTCGGCGGTCCTGAGCAGCGTGGCCCCGCCGCTGGGTACGAACTACGCGCTGGCCCTGCGCCGCCATTTCCGGGTGGAAGCCTTCGAGGTCACCGCCGGGAACCTCCCTGACGTGACGGTTGAGCTTGACCAGCCGGGCAACATCGGTGCAGACCGGCTGTGCAACCTGTTCGGCGCAGAGCGGTACCTCAACGGGTACGAGTACGCGGTGGTCGTAGACTTCGGCACCTCCACCAACTTCGATGTGGTGGGACGGGGCCGGCGCTTCCTGGGGGGCATTCTGGCCACCGGTGCGCAGGTCAGTGCCGACGCCCTCTTTGCCCGCGCCGCCAAACTCCCGCGCATCACGCTCGAAGCGCCCGCGAGCGCGATCGGGAAGAACACCGTCCACGCGCTGCAATCCGGCCTGGTCTTCGGCTACGCCGAGATGGTAGACGGCCTGCTGCGCCGGATCCGCGCCGAGCTGCCCGCCCCCGCCGTGGCCATCGCCACCGGGGGCTTTGCCCGGACCATCGAGGGCATCTGCCGCGAGATTGACTTCTATGACGAGACGCTCACGCTGCGCGGGCTGGTGGAGCTGTGGGCGAGCCGGGAAGGCATCGGGAGAACCCTGTGA
- a CDS encoding acetate--CoA ligase has protein sequence MDPSLLEYPLVPPTDALKAAAPVSSEEAARLLALDPPSYWLEIARELCWEKPPSVALEGTLGDFRYYPGATGNVSVNCLDRHPPERTALLYEREDGLRETWTYGELTDAAARFAAALQDLGVQKGDRVAIYLGNVPEAFIAIHACYRIGAIYSVIFAGFSASAVRDRLTDARPKVVVCTDATLRRGKTVPLKATLDEAKEGLDIPQVIVARRVDRASPLEPGEHDFHTLLRNTTRRAEPISLEANDPGFIIYTSGTTSKPKGLVHAGIGFLAGAYANVKWALNLQPRDVYWCTADVGWLTFPIFALVGGLAHGATHVIFEGGMDTPTPARPYEIIEHYGVNKVFTAPTALRMLRRAGDAALNGHDLSRLELIALVGEPLDPETWHWTRERLGAGRVFVNNTYGQTETGTAWASAMVGVTPTRPGSCGHPLPGYRARVVREDGQAAAPGELGALTLTEPFPCLARTVWGDHDRYVQTYLTDFPGSYAASDAALIDRDGQLWVTGRLDDVMNVAGHRIGTMELEAALITHPAVSEAAVVAQPDEVKGAVPVAFVVPRGDAQVGPGLEDELAEAIVRGVGPIARPARVIVTPTVPRTRSGKIMRRLLRDLLIRGEVRGDLTSLENPDAIAVVRERIAGS, from the coding sequence GTGGACCCATCGCTGCTGGAGTATCCGCTTGTGCCGCCCACCGACGCCCTCAAGGCCGCCGCGCCCGTCTCGTCCGAGGAGGCCGCGCGGCTGCTGGCCCTCGATCCACCGAGCTACTGGCTGGAGATCGCCCGCGAACTGTGCTGGGAAAAGCCGCCGAGCGTGGCGCTAGAGGGTACGCTGGGAGACTTCCGCTACTACCCCGGCGCGACCGGCAACGTCAGCGTGAATTGCCTCGACCGTCATCCCCCCGAGCGCACGGCCCTGCTGTATGAGCGCGAGGACGGCCTGCGTGAGACGTGGACCTATGGCGAACTGACGGACGCCGCAGCCCGCTTCGCCGCCGCCCTGCAAGACCTGGGGGTGCAGAAGGGTGACCGGGTCGCGATCTACCTCGGCAACGTCCCCGAAGCCTTTATTGCCATCCACGCCTGCTACCGCATCGGCGCGATCTACAGCGTGATCTTCGCGGGGTTCAGCGCCTCGGCGGTGCGCGACCGGCTCACCGACGCCCGCCCAAAGGTCGTCGTCTGCACCGACGCCACCCTGCGCCGGGGCAAGACGGTCCCCCTCAAGGCCACCCTGGACGAGGCGAAGGAGGGTCTAGACATCCCGCAGGTGATCGTCGCCCGGCGGGTGGACCGGGCGTCCCCGCTGGAGCCGGGCGAACACGACTTCCACACGCTGTTGAGGAACACCACCCGCCGCGCCGAGCCCATCTCCCTGGAAGCGAATGACCCGGGATTCATCATCTATACGTCGGGCACGACCTCCAAACCCAAAGGGCTTGTCCACGCGGGCATCGGCTTTTTGGCGGGAGCCTACGCAAACGTCAAGTGGGCGCTGAACCTCCAGCCGCGGGACGTGTACTGGTGCACGGCGGACGTGGGCTGGCTGACCTTTCCAATCTTCGCGCTCGTCGGCGGGCTGGCGCACGGGGCCACCCACGTGATCTTTGAAGGCGGGATGGATACGCCCACCCCCGCCCGGCCCTACGAGATCATCGAACACTACGGCGTGAACAAGGTCTTCACCGCGCCGACCGCCCTGCGGATGCTGCGCCGCGCCGGGGACGCCGCGCTGAACGGGCACGACTTAAGCCGCCTGGAGCTGATTGCTCTCGTCGGCGAGCCGCTCGACCCCGAAACGTGGCACTGGACGCGGGAACGGCTGGGGGCGGGCCGCGTCTTCGTGAACAACACCTACGGGCAGACGGAGACCGGTACGGCCTGGGCCAGCGCCATGGTCGGGGTGACGCCCACCCGCCCGGGGAGCTGCGGTCATCCCCTCCCCGGTTACCGCGCGCGGGTGGTCCGCGAGGACGGTCAGGCGGCTGCCCCCGGCGAACTCGGCGCGCTCACGCTCACCGAGCCTTTTCCCTGTCTGGCGCGGACGGTGTGGGGTGACCATGACCGCTACGTACAGACCTACCTCACCGACTTTCCGGGGAGCTACGCGGCCAGTGACGCCGCGCTGATCGACAGAGACGGCCAGCTGTGGGTCACGGGCCGCCTGGACGACGTGATGAACGTGGCCGGGCACCGCATCGGCACGATGGAATTGGAAGCGGCCCTCATCACCCATCCCGCCGTCAGTGAAGCCGCCGTGGTCGCGCAGCCCGACGAGGTCAAGGGCGCGGTGCCGGTGGCCTTTGTGGTGCCGCGGGGGGACGCGCAGGTGGGGCCGGGGCTGGAGGACGAACTCGCAGAGGCCATCGTGCGCGGCGTTGGCCCCATCGCCCGCCCGGCTCGGGTGATCGTCACACCCACCGTGCCCCGCACCCGCAGCGGCAAGATCATGCGCCGTCTCCTGCGCGACCTGCTTATTCGCGGTGAGGTTAGGGGCGACCTGACGAGCCTGGAGAACCCGGACGCCATCGCGGTGGTGAGGGAAAGGATTGCGGGGAGCTGA
- a CDS encoding biopolymer transporter ExbD, with amino-acid sequence MRRRFREGEGVTFDFAPMVDIVLLLLIFFFLTSSLGARQNALPLDLPRASTTVQETPALPIVSVDRSGKVFLNGQETSLTNLGGQLKPLLKTSGGVVGLRADERGSYGTVVRVMDEIKRAGGERLALGTRSLQNRGR; translated from the coding sequence GTGAGGCGGCGTTTTCGGGAGGGCGAGGGCGTCACCTTCGACTTCGCGCCCATGGTGGACATCGTGCTGCTGCTGCTGATCTTTTTCTTCCTGACGAGCAGCCTGGGCGCGCGGCAAAACGCCCTGCCCCTCGACCTGCCGCGTGCAAGCACCACCGTCCAGGAGACGCCTGCCCTCCCCATCGTGAGTGTGGACCGCAGCGGAAAAGTATTCCTGAACGGCCAGGAAACCTCGCTGACGAACCTGGGGGGGCAGCTTAAGCCGCTGCTGAAGACGTCGGGCGGCGTCGTGGGCCTGCGCGCCGATGAGCGCGGCAGCTACGGCACCGTGGTGCGGGTGATGGACGAGATCAAGCGGGCCGGGGGCGAACGCCTCGCCCTGGGTACCCGCAGCCTGCAGAACCGCGGGAGGTGA
- a CDS encoding MotA/TolQ/ExbB proton channel family protein has product MNVLDLIRAAGPLLWLLLALSVYVVYTAAVRAQVLARLGRDAAALIERTRAVTAESGPAAALAELDRAADPTPAVHVLRAGLSRADRGVEAAQAAMNAAVLAEDTRLYAGLSALGTAAQVAPLLGLLGTVIGMVRSFLVFSQTSSPTPAQLATGISEALINTAAGLIVAIIAYTARNALRAKADRIATQAERVREEVPAWLAPRALHPGAGRGVPEVALHFDAVPASGASR; this is encoded by the coding sequence ATGAACGTCCTCGATCTCATCCGTGCTGCCGGGCCGCTGCTGTGGCTCCTGCTGGCGCTCTCCGTGTACGTCGTCTACACCGCTGCCGTGCGCGCGCAGGTGCTGGCCCGTTTGGGACGTGACGCCGCCGCGCTGATCGAGCGAACCCGCGCCGTCACCGCCGAGAGTGGGCCTGCCGCTGCCCTCGCCGAGCTGGACCGGGCGGCAGATCCCACGCCCGCTGTCCACGTGCTGCGCGCGGGCCTCAGCCGTGCGGACCGTGGCGTGGAGGCCGCGCAGGCCGCCATGAATGCCGCCGTCCTCGCCGAGGATACCCGGCTGTATGCGGGTCTCTCCGCGCTGGGGACGGCCGCGCAGGTCGCGCCGCTGCTGGGGCTGCTGGGCACGGTGATTGGGATGGTGCGCTCTTTTCTGGTGTTCAGCCAGACGAGCTCCCCCACGCCCGCCCAACTCGCGACCGGCATCAGCGAGGCGCTGATCAATACGGCGGCGGGCCTGATCGTGGCGATCATCGCCTACACCGCTCGCAATGCCCTGCGCGCCAAGGCCGACCGCATCGCCACGCAGGCCGAGCGGGTGCGTGAGGAGGTCCCCGCCTGGCTCGCTCCGCGCGCGCTGCACCCAGGGGCCGGGCGCGGCGTTCCCGAAGTCGCCCTGCACTTTGATGCTGTTCCGGCGAGCGGGGCTTCGCGGTGA